From the genome of Apostichopus japonicus isolate 1M-3 chromosome 17, ASM3797524v1, whole genome shotgun sequence:
ggaaattgacttctaccgatttaattcgacatatcatcgatttaaactggtagatgtcgatttaaatggacatatcatcgatttattttacatatcatcgatttaagtcgatgataagtaaaataaatcgatgatatgtagaataaatcgatgatatgtcgatttaaatcgacatataccagtttcattctacatatcatcgatttaaatccttcgacatatcatcgatttattttacttatcatcgatttaaatcgatgataagtaaaataaatcgatgatatgtagaatgaaactggtatatgtcgatttaaatcgatgatatgtcgaaggaaactggtatatgtcgatttaaatcggtataagtcgatctcccatgatttgagactgatggcccgccatatgTTTCAGCCTCAAGAACAACTCTAAGGAGCATACACAGCGATGGTAtagtatcaaacaggaatatAAACTATTAAGCTCATTTAACTGATTAAAGCAGAAATCAAGGTCTGTTTCAGCCTCAAGAACAACTCTAAGGAGCACACACAGCGATGGTATTATCAAACAGGAATATATAAGTTTTCTTTGCGTCCCTTTTCCCCGAAGGAAACCAAGTGGTTGATTGATAGCATACATTGTAAATGGAGAATGCCACATTATGGTCTTAAGAATGCGGTTATAtggttgctacaaaatgcaaacatcaCTATGCTCTGTGGTGAACGATGTATTGTGGGTTTGACAATTTTCAACTTTTAAGCAACACTTTGAGTTAAGATCAACGACCCAAACATTTTCCAATTGTTTGTTGAATCTCGCTTTGTCTAGATGTAAATCTTACCCACTCCCGACTCTAGTATCAGATACGGAGCTATAGCCGGTCCAAATGATTACGTCATATTGGTTCAAGTTGTGAATTACTCCACTAAACCACTTGGCAACCCTAATGATTACGCAACGATAGGCGTATATCCGTTGGACTCTATACACACCAGCTTTGGCTACTCAACTAAGACAGACCCAAACACCAAACATCAAAcaccaaaaaaagaaattacGTTAGTCCACCATGAACATATTGAGTAGTTacggtgtttacaagcaagtgtcacataaaCAACACCTGATCAATCTACGGtgttcccatctgaaatgactttatgaaaattgaaaagattccaaatttgagttagaATGTTGAATGGGATTGAGCTGTAATCTATAAGCCCTTGCGATTTTCTCCCACATTCATGGTCGTTTCAGCGTCGTGAaaataactgattattattattatttttattattattatttttataaccTACTACGTGCTGTCCCTTTTTTTTATTCGATCTTTTTGCGAGTCTGTATTTATtttggacatatatatttatttatttataaataaaccTATTTTTTAATACCACAAAGTGGACAATCCCCTTCAGGGGCAAGTTCAGTAATttaaggaggggggggtgggtggtccTGAGACAATTGAAGCCGACTCCAGGAGGGGAGGggcggtggggtgggggaggtctCCCAATCCTTTAAAAAATAGACGTGAAATGGTTCATTTTGAGGCACATTGAGATTATAAGTTAGGTCAATAAATAAGTCTAAAAGGTTGAAAACGTGCTGACCCAACTTCGGAACCCTCGCCTGTCTGATGTCATCAAAGTACCATAAAAATGCGAATGCATATTCACTTCATGACAAATCCATCACTTCTTAATACATCTGCTTCAGGGATCAGCAACAATTTCGTTGGCAATAAGGTTTTACATCTTTGCTGTTCCCAGCGGGGTGTCTACAGCCAACGCTCTAGTTGGGAAACACCGATTGCGAAATCTCGAAAATTCCAGGCAATCATCGAAAGGCTAGACTGATAGTGAACAGAGTGAGTGCTAGATCATTGGGGGAATTCCCCGAGACCAAATTTCCGCGAACCGATGATGAGCGAGACCGATGGTCTATGGATGGTCTATCGATTGCCCGGCCAGACTGAAGGTCCGAGCCAAGTGACCGGAGCCTGAAATGACACCATTTTATGAATCCGTGCACATAttagaacaacaacaagaaagcaaaaaagaaagaaacaacagtTTGAGCAAAACATTTTACGGAAATATTGCATGTATTTTCTCACTCAactgaaaagtttcaaaatttgtcTCTTTGAAGTAAAAGAgtagcagggggggggggggggcgaaacaTTTGATAGCAGGGGCTTTCGCGTCCTGCAACCCCGCcggttacgccactggtggaggcCTAGTATCAATGCAAGCCGTCCCAGCCCCCATGCGCAAGTTACTGGTATCCACTATGATAAGAAATGGCTGTAAATTCTTTATAATTATGCGTTTTATCAACGTAATATTACCGGTAGTTATATTTGTCTTAGCACTATGataggcctagtaatagtttcggtctcgcggGCCTAGTCatagtttcggtctcgcggaccttcggtctcacGGACCTCGGTCTAAAAGACCTTCGGTGTCGCGgaacttttttaattttggtctgtctcgcggaccttcggtctcgtggccTGTAACCAGATCATTAGGCTAAagtatgttgttgtttttaattgttttaaaaaaaatgagagcAAAAGTCATAACACTTTTTGACATGTTGGGAATATCATTTTTCATACACATTGGATATTGGATATTGGACACATTAGATATGTCGGATTAGATCCCTATGATGTAATTCATCTATACAGGGATGGGCAACCTTTTTTAataaatgggccagatataaggagtgaaaaattgactgggccgcacctaaccaacgaactgctgttgatttcaaacctttgatcccaaggactttcaagcaataggtttgtgtacttaatctgtatcacaaaaacataatgtcaatacagtacagttgataatgaAAAATttctgaatgccctcagatgcaatttggtgcgacaaaagtgtacaatggtgatgttaatttacttctaaaaaaaatgtttcccaggtgtaattttctaaaatatttataaaacaaagttgagatcatctttctcaagaaatttgatttctcataggttataaatttcttacaaccagcctgtaactgcaaaatggtgttaaactgtaaatcctcatgctcatacatttacatagctcccaactcttgagaaggcaaatgctggtccatgccacgaatcgccgtcctgggggggggggggtataaggggagggggtgtccccctccccttttgaatttttttggaatcctggtgatgcctacatgtaaaatggtggcacttagaaaggcttttgtcacccaaaattttctgagaaatatgcatttttttgtgtgtaacatcaataaattgaatagtatacaaataatgattggttatgagtgcaatagtgcaaatatttcatgagttgaaaggtggaatgttccattcaactcggctgcgcctcgttgaatggaacaaattaccattcattatttgttttatacaacaccttcaaatttggatataattggatgtaaaatgcactcatgcaacaaattgttttgaacagacaggtttctctgctctcttaccattgaaaaaagtgctacaaaaaaagtataacgcatggttctatttcatagagtgcaatagagcatgcaatcgacgagcaattgaccaatcaaatcgtccccgttctggcgtagtgacgaatgttcaaatgtgagttttgagaaaacgcgctctaaagattttcatattttgactttagtatagcgTAACTAAAAGAGGATCTTTTTttaccgaaagttgtcaatattttaaatataacaaatagaactttgagttctcatgtttgttgctgaaatttcttacatagtagtaattttagtgtaaacattttcgtcgttatgtcatgtcattttcagttaattttagacattcgCCACACATTGATCACTgtgctagaactaaattttgagctttcgtcctgtcacagacttgtattcgtcacttttgtgtgtagtagccatagggtacaccgtgaatgttcactgtcacatggggagaggaaggggggggggttaggtggaataaccttacgatagaagaaaataatcgaaggggtggtacattggtcttattaattttaaaaagaatgtccacggtttactttaatgtataaaatagacaaggaatgggttatacgcaggtatcaacatacgtgttttagtatgtttttcttgagtgacatggatggagtcggatatgacgaggggaggtggtatatagggcaaggagagccggctgttgaaatggtggtatattggtcttattaacttaaaaagaacgcccacgttttgttgcaatgtataaaatagacaaggaatttgtatggTTATGGGCGgatgtaagtgttttagtatgtgtTTCTTGGGTGAAATGTAGGGTGTCGGATAGAGAGatgttgaggtagggagggcaaggagagccggctgctgaaagggttatatattggtcctatttattttaaagaacccccaccattttctataatgtataaaatagacaaggtatatgatgaaatgtgaacacatgcagttgcaaaaataatagttccagtggcgtaatctgttaagtcggaactcttataaagcacacagactacggaaaattgtgtgcaattcttcattttcaagttagtgtattacgtgaaatgtctctgacgatagtttctaagtatccttcaaacgctttgggaagctattccactatactatccccttaaacggaatgtgaaattttattacgctcacaggcacattcataataaccaacccaacaactgtgccattgttcaagtgtttccaagttgtactatagtatgttgttccttctttttatttccttccagtatacatataaaaaatttcttacgctcacaggcacattcataatatccaacccaacctcgtgtgaatcctcagatttaaagaaggaaataactgtgccattgttcaagtgtttccaagttgtactgtagtatgttgttccttctttttatttccttccagtatacatataaaaaatttcttacgctcacaggcacattcataatatccaacccaacctcgtgtgaatcctcagatttaaagaaggaaataactgtgccattgttcaagtgtttccaagttgtactgtagtatgttgttccttctttttatttccttccagtatacatataaaaattatagagaggagtcatataacacctcaaaaagaagaataactcatataaaagttttttttttaagatgataggataccaaacagtccaagaataactaaaataaaaaatgggagaaaatgtcaagatgataggatatcatgtAAAATACATCTCCTAATACAAAAGTtattacataaaacgatataacaaacaaactataacaaacattctaagtgctcgaatggaatgtataaagcagcacggtaaataaatgagttgctgtaaacttacgttcggtattttgtgtggatttcttagatttctgctcgatttgtgcaggagagttttcagtacagtatacaaagggttattctgatcactgtaaatcttattagccattcttgtaaactcaggtcttgcagcagcatttactttttctcaaagtatattgtattctaaattaatatagatgatgtgtatttaagaaacttcagtcttcttttctttccttttttgcaatataaaatggtaccaggcaggcactgtatagatcacatgtgccagggtataataatagtattgaaaacattttccttagcattttggttaaagaaagtcacaacgtaagccacactagatactatataatatacttttttaataccttaatgctttgcaagaaaaggtcaaactgtcgtcactgtatactcccagtactcagttttggaggttctagccacatcagatccctcaataataataataatacgttgcgaccttgatagaatgagaccttcatgtattatggtttattttcaaaaacaaatttcccttattttttttgggggggggggggagttacgcaataaagtcttgcggtcacatgttggaactatgtcatttacagaacactgaaaatttcattggtcagtttcaacagagctcttatgaattgtacatgatacagcagtatcatcggcatattttgttatagaaatgtgtgagtttatatatagtaaataatatagcatataatggacccccctcccaccccaaggcacaccaacctttatttccaatatttccgataaccctttatccaacCTTACTTGTCTGGGCCATCCTGgaagaaattgtgtcagccaatgaataagccatgtttctttgataaatcgtaaaagatccttcattaattgaagcatttggcaagacagtattaaaggttgctatacagattttctagtaattcggtctaaacgccccccccccccctcctcgtcctttgtagcaaagtaactacttaagtataaactatgctagtaccttccaaagtttcatgtaaaagtatgtgaccTTCAATTATGTAACTAGGTATTACTTAGCTAGAAAAAGGTAGTTTTAAGTTAGGCTAGAGTAATGCTCGTGATGAGCAAAGCCGCCAACAGCTAAAAGAAACCATACTTCTTTAGGGAGATGTTACATTTGTAACGATTTGACgatttgtatctcggcaaaacgtcaattttcagattgttctcattttgacgagttgtcgtttctcaacaaaacgtcaattttcagatttttttcattttggcgACTTGTTATATTTCGGCTAAACGTTAACATTcagattttattcattttgacgacttgttgtatctcagcaaaacgtcaattttcaatattttgtcattttgacgacatgctgtatctcggcaaaacgtcaattttcagatttttttcattttggcgacttgttgtatctcagcaaaacgtcaattttcaatattttgtcattttgacgacatgctgtatctcggcaaaacgtcaattttcagatttttttcattttggcgacttgttgtatctcagcaaaacgtcaattttcaatattttgtcattttgacgacatgctgtatctcggcaaaacgtcaattttcagatttttttcattttggcgacttgttgtatctcagcaaaacgtcaattttcaatattttgtcattttgacgacatgctgtatctcggcaaaacgtcaattttcagatttttgtcagtttgacgacttgttgtatctcggcaaaacgttgagattcaaatttttgtcattttgacgacttgttgtatttcggcaaaacgtcaattttcaaaattttgtcattttgacgacatgttgcatctcggcaaatttaataattttgtcgttttgacgaattgttaaactcggcaaaacgtctttttccgaattttgtcattttgacgagtttgtttctctttcatcaccatgtcccttctacgcttccgtagtatatgaatactgtattaatcaattaaatgaCGAGGTGAACTAATAAAGATATTACCTTCCCATAATCCTgggtgttttcaaatggcagttagttGGTTCTCAAGTCAGTATGGCATGGTTGTTATGTTCGGCTTGTTCCAAAGGGTAATATTCGTcgatatgcaaaaatgcatggaccttagacaaatagtgttactgagtggttgtaatgatgactaaagtattcgtcagtatgtaaAAACGAGAGTGGGTCTCAGGTGGACATTCGTCAAAAATGAGtcagaaaaaacgaaaaaaatagacagttttaaaacttctaacccggctcaaccgattcttcaccctcgaaGTAGGTAAGAACAACatttaactcaatttcgccaaaagtgcaccttcgccactacgcgaaaacggggacgaaatggccggaatataattaggtgttgtataataggtgataattcattctttcccgtggcatgaaaatgttcgctgctcgccccaatgaaaagaaatataggctaatttgaggttcaaatgatgctgtaaaggaggttttatactctattatgctaaatgctaaagaaatgatggttgctaagtcaagatttgatgcaaatttttttatgtatacttgacaattacaatgcggtttttccGGACGCTTGTgagggtcagcgggtttgggtgttagaatgcgggtctaattcccgcgaattgcgggtcagttgggagctctgcatttaattttaaaccagaaaacgaaaaggtttagacgaGTCTAcaactgctattcctctcgattttttaaatttccaatcatatgatttagcggatgttcggaaacactttttggctcacctttgggggggggggggggccatggccccccttggatccagCAGtggtataataatgactcagatcgtgtctcgaaaagttgggggttcgtgaacaactctgacatccacatgtgggggttcgtgggggaaaAAGTTAAGGAAACCCTGGTTTAGAGGATCCAAATTATAATTGTTTAGAGGATCATATGAATATTGTTAAGAGGATCATATAAATTGTATACCTAGAAGAAGGAAGTCCGTCCAGAAACAGCCAATCTAGCTACTGATTGTAGCAAGTTTTATCAGTCAGGATACAGTCAGACTCTACTCAACTCACAGTTAGCAGTCTGAATTCTACAGATTGCACAATCTACAGTCTATTCTAACGAGCAACGGTTATTTCTGTATCATCTAGGTATAAGCATCTCTGCCACGTAGCCGCAAGATTGTGAAATCAGCCTGTAAACTTTAAATGCTTCTCGATGTGGGTTCATcctacacagtacagtatatatttggtGTAAATAATCAGCTATCTGTGACTCTCATGGAGTAACCTATTTGTTCGTGTCTGTCATTCTTGGGCCAAGATTCCACCGGGCCGGTCTGACATTTCCcacagacaaaacaaaattaataattataatcataaaaaataaataaaaaacggtacaaaacaaataatgtaGAAGTTACTTCCAATAAATTGCTATTTATacgattgattgatttattttcattagATCTGTACAAACTCTGCAACCAAAACATTGAGAAATAATCATGATAGAAAATGAGAAAGGAATCTTTGTTTTATAgaacatataaatattaatactgAACAAAAAGACAAAGAGAGCGATAGTAACTAACGTCATGATAAAGTTTACGTAAAGCGAGCATTCTATAcgtgttttataatttattctttGTTAATTACACCAATCATAATTTTGAGATCTAATGATAATGAAGCTTGTGTTACAACTAAAATattcttaaaaacaaaaattgaccaCAATAGCTTTATTGCCTACCATCTGTAgcacaaataataaaaatatatattattcatatacTTAACAATATTTAACGTGCCAAAAGTGAATGAACAGCTTAATTATTATAGATCCTGAAATTTAATGTGATTATGTCAATATCTGgtgatattttataattttacttAACAGTAAAATCTGAAGTATTTTAAGTTTGCTCTGTAATCTTAGCTGGCCATAATTATTAAAGGAATGATCTAGACGTTTGAAAATGAAGGGGAAAAGACCCAGGCAGGCACACATAGCTATCATCGTCTGCCTAAGTTTGATGAAGATCTCTGTAATGAACAACTTGCCCCAAACATATAAACGTTAACATAGATGATCATATTAACTCTTAGGGTGATATGACAGTTTGAATGTTCCTTCACATTATGATACAccggagacttgatcaagtctaaatatgatatcatagcACTAGATAATGGTAGAATTGATGATGTTATgctttatttattacataaatCAGAAATATTGTATTCGTttacatgacctaatgatgacaTTGTTTTAAAAGTCAATATTGTTTTACATCCAACTTGTacatatgaaaagaaaaccaatGTTAACATGTTGCACCTCTTAGTGGCACTTTATGGCATCCTACGGTGACAAAAGGGCAACCACCAATCACCAATTACCAACACCAACCACCAACCACCTATCACCAATCACCAACCATCAATCACCAACTACCAATTACCAACCATCAATCAAGACTTGCAGTCATTGTAAAGCTAGGATATCTCTCAAACCGCGCACGATTTTTCTTAGTTGATTAGTGGCGGTTGTCCATCACAAGAATATCTATCATTTAAGGGATGGCTTCTTTCTCGTTTGGAATTGCGGCGGTCAATATAGTTTCTGCATATGACACGTTCCTGCGTGGATTCTCTTTGCTCAGAACGATTCCTCGGAGGTTGTGACATACGCAACGTAGTAATTGCATAACAAGCACAAACCATGGACGTGAATAACTCATGCTGAAATCGTGGCGTCTCCATATAGTTACAGAAAATGACTTTATCGGCACGATGTCAATGAGCAACCATATTTGATTTCATGACATTTGAACCTTGTAAGCAGGTACTCTCCAGTTTACTGTAATGATGTCTTTGCCCCactgtttacattttatttaatgAACAAAATGACGGTACTTTGACGGTTTTCTTGAAGCGATAGATGGCGGGCTTTCTTTGGACAGTCTGCTTGACTCGATGGCTATGAATTCATCCATAGACAGAAGCTCATTATCTAGAAGCAAAAAGAATGAAATGACTCATGAATACACAGAGAATGAATTAGGATTTCCATTCAGCCAGTTGCTGTAATACAATTGTTCCATACACCATCGTTGTTGAAGTGCGCCATTGACGATTTTGCTTCCAGTGCTAAAgtattctgcccccccccccccaccgtgcttcaaagcacttgtattgacagtatgaacagttttgAACATTTCTCTGCTAGAAACATGACATTCAAACTGCTTATAGGCTACTGTCTCCACAATTGTcctgacagggggggggggggggttagtgaACTAGTAAGATGAAATACGAATTGCCTGCAAAAAGTGCGCAGATCAttataaagaagaaaatgatctatatatatcgTAACTATCAGAATAGTTTGATTCATATTATTACATTGATATATGGATCTAGATGGATCAGCTTGAATTACCTCCCACCATTCAcgctcccctcccctcccccaccccccgccccgcCCCGCCCCGCCCCGCCCCTCCCCAACCAGGAATATAGAATGACTCTAAATGTGTGTGTAACTACTCAGTGTTTTATTGTTCTTTATTGAATGTCTTAATAATGGACACGAGAACTTACCATCCACATCTGCTTGATCTAGAAGCCGTACAAATTCTCTGACACCATTGTTGTTGAAGTGCGCCATCGACCATTCACACGCATCTATGAATCCATCTTTATTTTCATCCAAAGCAAGAAAGGTTTCATCTGGTATCGAGTCTTCAAGACGATCGAACAAAGCTCTGGAAAATGATCAGAATATAGACTGACGTAAATACTGACGTAATAACTGACGTTAATACTGGCGTAATAACTGACGAAAATACTGGCGTAAATAACTGACGTAAATACTGACGTAATAACTGACGTAAATACTGACGTAATAACTAACGTAATAACTTACGAAAATACTGACGTAAATACTGACGTAATAACTGACGAAATAACTGACGAAAATACTGACGTGATAACTGACGTACATACTAACGTAATAATTGGAGTACATACTGACGTAAATATTGACGTAATTACTGCCGTAAATACCGACGTTTTATCTGACGTTAAAACTGACGTGAATATCGACGTAATAACTGACGTACATACTGACGTAAATATTAACGTACGGTAATAACTGACGTAAATACTGACGAAAATTCTGGCGTAATAGCTGACGTTAATAGTGGAGTAATTACTGACGTCAATGCTGACGTAATAACTGACGTAATAAATAACCTTGCGTATGCTCAGATTGTCATCACTCATGGTGAAAATTACAACTTCATATATGGTACATGCACCTTAAATGACTATAAATAATCACATATCACAGTACTATATATTTGAACATGACTCATACAGCTGACAACAAACATAACTTGGAAATGTTATGTTTATTGATGATTGTAGAAGAGTCTGATATCCTTGAAAGTTATCACGGTAGTTTAAAGTTCGTAAGTCGTTCTCAAATAACAGAAGTGTGATGAGAGAGCTGCACCGTTTAACAATCTATCAACAAACACGCTTTGTAAGTCTATTTCAAGAATGACGTGACGTCACTTTTTCATGATGTCAATTTTTTGTTACAGTGTAgaatattattatgttatattacGACTCGAAATTATTTTAATGTGTTCTGGAAATTTGACATGGCGTAGTCTAGAAGACCAACTGTAGTGGAAACGGCTGTTTTATGGCTTAAAATCCAGGTAATATGCAGGGAGAAATGTATTGGACGCTCACCATGATCAGCGGACCGGGTATtcttaaaatataaactaaacaTCCTGACGAAATTCAAAGTACTGTTGCTGATACTACACTGTTAGCCTAAACAATTAACCACATTTAAGTTATACAACCGAGATCTTAGACACATGCACTATACTGTTATTAAACAATGGGTAACATGACATGCAAACACACACTGTAACATGGAGTTGCGGCGGGGTGGGACCGGgcgggtgggggtggtgggggtggtggggaggcGCTGCCCCA
Proteins encoded in this window:
- the LOC139984846 gene encoding uncharacterized protein, giving the protein MESFLSQTLLLLLVLTSVVLGCGPQGQSGNKKGDSDKAYFGANNVPPASHYNSKSKRALFDRLEDSIPDETFLALDENKDGFIDACEWSMAHFNNNGVREFVRLLDQADVDDNELLSMDEFIAIESSRLSKESPPSIASRKPSKYRHFVH